Proteins from a genomic interval of Corynebacterium freiburgense:
- a CDS encoding carbamoyltransferase HypF codes for MSVIRKRYILRGVVQGVGFRPHIARVAAAYTISGFCGNNDSSVFLEVQGKPDTITAFFTEMVSTLPPLAQVLTYSETEITPVEETGFHIVASEHSSGARSLLPPDVAMCADCRKEMFDPANRRYFYPFINCTNCGPRYSIIHDLPYDRPNTTMQKFEMCGECKTEYTNPKNRRFHAQPISCWNCGPKIWIEYNGETIVDDPIYLAQQLLAEGKILAVKGLGGFHLMCDANNAQAIAELRARKRRPAKPFAIMIPYDGSDDAVRPIRIGPGTATKGIAPGLSEVGTMLPYTPLHELLVTSPMVATSGNAPGEPLCYTNEDAREKLCHLADAFVMHDRDIYLPVEDSVVRGTTPIRRSRGMAPLPIPIPKGPPILAVGGELKNTFALAVDEFAHISAHIGEMQSLASQQAFKRSIEQMLAIHRTTPELVVCDLHPNYATTAWAERFCDQYDIPLLQVQHHAAHAYALLAEHGLTSGIVATLDGTGYGTDGTIWGGELIRVDGPSWQRLWHIPPFPLVGGDLAVREPWRVLQGITHAWGLDLPGHHPLVDSQLRSGVGVIPTTSMGRIFDAAAAVLDPEIKNTYEAQAAMWFEQQATSGKFSSANTFAEAFMELARTKDAYMFHHAIAKIVAAKLKETKAEIPGITGGCALNQVLVQAIQEELPNTLLTHRIVPPNDGGLSLGQVAAGRLAMRKN; via the coding sequence ATGAGCGTTATCCGGAAACGATATATTCTGCGCGGAGTAGTTCAAGGTGTGGGGTTTCGGCCACATATTGCTAGGGTTGCTGCAGCGTATACGATTTCTGGATTCTGCGGGAACAATGACTCCAGCGTTTTTCTAGAAGTTCAAGGCAAACCTGACACGATCACAGCCTTCTTTACAGAAATGGTATCTACCCTGCCACCACTGGCGCAGGTGCTCACATATTCGGAAACTGAAATCACACCCGTGGAGGAAACTGGTTTCCATATTGTCGCTTCCGAACATTCATCCGGCGCGCGGTCACTCTTGCCACCAGATGTGGCGATGTGTGCAGACTGCCGAAAAGAAATGTTTGATCCAGCGAACCGCCGCTACTTCTACCCCTTTATTAATTGCACCAACTGTGGTCCTAGGTACAGCATTATTCACGATCTCCCATATGACCGACCAAATACCACAATGCAGAAATTCGAAATGTGCGGAGAATGCAAAACCGAATACACAAACCCTAAAAACCGGCGTTTTCACGCACAACCGATTAGTTGCTGGAATTGCGGACCGAAAATATGGATCGAATACAACGGCGAAACAATCGTTGATGACCCAATTTATTTGGCACAACAATTACTTGCCGAAGGGAAAATTCTGGCGGTCAAAGGGCTCGGCGGATTTCACCTTATGTGCGACGCTAATAATGCCCAAGCAATTGCGGAACTCCGTGCGCGCAAACGGCGTCCCGCTAAACCATTCGCAATAATGATTCCCTACGACGGAAGCGACGATGCTGTCCGCCCAATCCGGATTGGGCCCGGAACCGCCACTAAAGGCATAGCCCCTGGGCTCAGCGAAGTAGGCACCATGCTACCCTACACCCCACTGCATGAATTATTAGTGACGTCCCCGATGGTTGCTACTTCTGGTAATGCTCCAGGGGAACCGCTGTGCTACACCAACGAGGATGCACGGGAGAAACTCTGCCACCTGGCGGACGCATTTGTTATGCATGACCGCGATATTTACCTGCCTGTTGAAGATTCGGTAGTGCGCGGGACCACACCTATTCGCCGGAGCCGCGGAATGGCACCATTACCCATACCGATTCCCAAAGGCCCACCAATCCTTGCAGTCGGCGGAGAACTCAAAAATACATTCGCTTTGGCGGTAGATGAATTCGCCCATATTTCCGCCCATATAGGGGAGATGCAATCATTAGCATCCCAACAGGCTTTTAAACGCTCAATCGAGCAAATGCTCGCAATCCACCGCACCACACCTGAACTCGTAGTGTGCGATCTGCATCCCAACTATGCCACCACTGCATGGGCTGAACGGTTCTGCGATCAATACGATATTCCACTGCTACAGGTACAGCACCATGCCGCACACGCCTATGCACTCCTCGCCGAACATGGATTAACCAGTGGAATTGTGGCAACACTCGATGGAACAGGGTACGGTACCGATGGCACTATCTGGGGTGGGGAGCTTATACGAGTTGATGGCCCATCCTGGCAGCGCCTCTGGCATATTCCGCCTTTCCCATTGGTTGGTGGCGATCTGGCAGTTCGTGAACCTTGGCGGGTACTCCAAGGGATTACACACGCATGGGGCCTTGATTTACCTGGCCATCACCCACTTGTGGATTCGCAACTACGGTCAGGAGTTGGAGTGATTCCCACAACCTCCATGGGCCGTATTTTCGACGCCGCGGCCGCCGTCCTCGACCCAGAAATCAAGAATACCTACGAAGCCCAAGCTGCCATGTGGTTTGAACAACAGGCAACCTCCGGCAAATTCAGCTCCGCAAATACATTTGCAGAAGCGTTTATGGAACTTGCTCGCACAAAGGATGCCTATATGTTCCATCATGCGATTGCAAAGATCGTCGCAGCCAAGCTTAAAGAAACAAAAGCAGAGATTCCCGGAATTACAGGTGGCTGTGCCCTTAACCAAGTGCTTGTACAGGCAATACAAGAAGAGCTTCCAAATACTTTGCTCACCCACCGCATTGTGCCACCCAATGATGGGGGCCTTAGCCTGGGACAAGTCGCCGCTGGAAGGTTGGCAATGCGGAAAAACTAA
- a CDS encoding response regulator transcription factor, with product MHSEPVAKLRVLIADNDPLAISTVKRYLSRDTEMQIVGEAENGLQALDMLQQFDIDIVIAALRMPHMDGITLLQNMRLSQIPTPFVALTTLDDDTTMLKVLQAGGAGYILKSASPKELVTAIQTVANGGIAISPKLLNRLVEHIYQSEIEPAESCPVTSIFMALNETEKRVLENLCCGKSNAEIARTLQYSEATVKKYISSLIARFHANSRLHLAILVVESGALVRHKHCLEFT from the coding sequence ATGCATAGCGAACCCGTAGCAAAACTCCGTGTACTTATAGCAGACAACGATCCATTAGCAATCTCAACAGTGAAACGTTACTTATCACGTGATACCGAAATGCAAATTGTAGGCGAAGCAGAGAATGGGCTCCAGGCCCTGGATATGCTTCAGCAATTTGATATTGATATTGTTATTGCCGCACTACGTATGCCACATATGGACGGAATCACACTTCTTCAAAACATGCGTCTCTCACAAATTCCCACCCCGTTTGTAGCGCTTACAACCCTCGACGATGACACCACCATGCTCAAAGTACTTCAAGCCGGTGGCGCCGGCTATATTCTCAAAAGCGCGAGTCCAAAAGAACTTGTCACAGCCATTCAGACAGTGGCAAACGGTGGAATTGCAATCTCCCCAAAACTACTTAATCGGCTTGTAGAACATATCTACCAAAGTGAAATAGAACCAGCAGAATCTTGCCCAGTAACAAGTATATTTATGGCACTTAATGAGACCGAAAAACGGGTGCTTGAGAACCTTTGCTGCGGAAAATCAAATGCCGAAATAGCTCGTACTTTACAATACTCGGAAGCGACAGTAAAAAAGTATATTTCGTCATTGATTGCTCGTTTTCATGCAAATTCACGGCTTCACTTAGCTATCTTGGTTGTTGAATCTGGCGCTCTAGTAAGGCACAAACATTGTCTAGAGTTTACTTAA